The Paenibacillus polymyxa M1 DNA segment CGCATCATGAGCGTTACGATGGCAAGGGATACCCTGATCAGCTCTCCGGGGAAGATATTCCTCTATTTGGGCGAATCATAGCCGTAGCAGATGCCTATGATGCGATGACGTCGGATCGCCCTTATCGGAAAGGGATGAAGGAAGAGAAGGCGGTTATGATATTGGAAGAGGGTAAAGGAACCCAGTGGGACCCTTACTTTGCCGAATTATTTGTCAAGGAGTGGCGCCGGAACAAAGGCATTCTAAGCTGACACTATAGATACTCCCACTAGAGCGAGCCGTTGCGGTTCGCTTTTTTTATACATACACGCAAGCCTCTTTGGATATGTCGAAAGATGGGGCTTCATGTTATGATGTACGAGTAAGGCAAAATCGGCTAGCATAGGCCTGGCATCCAATTTCTCGCGCAATGGGAGTGTGAATCCATGCAATTTTCAATGATGTTTCTAATGAATTTGGGGATGCTGATTGCTGTTGCCTATGTGGCGAACGTGATTTATAAATATGGTTTGAGTCGTACGTCTACGCGGTTCAAATATGTCAGTTCGGTGTTGCTGGTGGTATTTGGCGGATGGGTCAGCTCTTGCTTTGGTTTTAACTTCAATGAAACCGTTATTTTTGATCTGCGTTTTGTTCCGCTAATTATCGCAGCGTTGGTATATCCCCGTTCCTACACGCTGATTATTATTGGGGTAGCGATCGGTCTTACAAGATTTACTTTCGGTCTGAATATGGCGGCGTGGGTCGGCTTTCTGAATATGAGCATTTTGGGTGTATTGTGTGCCGGTTTGAACTACTGGATGCGCCGCTCCACCTGGCGCTTGATTATTAAGGCATCCGTAACCATTTTAGCGGTTAATATTGTAAATACGTTAAATATTGCTTTCCTGGGCGTCATTCCCTGGCGCTATTATGTAGCAGAGGTTGTTCCTCTTACACTGCCTATCGGCGTGATCCTCAGCTTTTTATTTGCACTGATATTACGTGATTTTCAGATGGAGCAGCAGCGAAACTATCAGATTCAACAGGCGAATGAGTTATTGTCAGAGCAGCGTGATAAGTTGCAGAAGGCAAAGGTTATTTTAGAGGAACGCGCCAAGCAGCTCATGATGGCTTCCCAGTATAAATCGGATTTTATGGCAACGATGTCGCATGAGTTACGTACACCACTTAATAGTATTATTAACCTGGCACAGATTATCAACGAGCAGGGAAAAGAGCTGGATGAGGACGAGCTATACCAGTACAGTGATCTAATCTATGCCTCGGGGCATGATTTGCTCCAACTGATCAATGACATTCTGGACTTATCCAAGGTCGAGGCTGGGCACATGGAAATCGTAAGTGAGCCAGTCAGTGTGCGTGAGATTGCGCAGGGGATGATGATGCATTTTGAAGTCACAGCGAAGGATAAAAACCTGGAATTCAACTTGAAAGTGCATGAACATATACCGGATGAAATCCGATCCGATTCCAAACGAGTACAGCAAATTTTACGCAATCTATTGTCCAATGCCTTTAAGTTTACTCATAAAGGACGTGTATTGCTGGAAATCAGCACACAGCATTTAGATCGAAAAGGCCAGGAGGGAGATTGGGTTGTATTTGCTGTAAAAGATACAGGCATCGGTATATCCAAGCTTCAGCAGCATGTTATTTTTGAGGCATTCCAGCAGGCGAACGGTTCGATTAATCGTAAATATGGTGGAACCGGGCTGGGGTTGTCCATCAGCCGTGATTTTTCCCGCTTGTTAGGCGGGTTTATCCGTCTGGAGAGTGAAGAGGGCAAGGGAAGTACTTTTTCCCTGTACCTGCCTATGTGTCCGTCCGACAGCAAGGAGGCGGACGAACAGCCGTTTAAATTAACCTGATCGCAATCATGGGAACAAGGAGCGTTAGGAGGTATATATGGAACGTAAAGCGGTCGTTGTGGGTGGCACAGGGCTTGTCGGGGGTTATGTTGTACGTGAGCTGCTGGTGCAAAAAGAATACACCCGCGTCATGGTTATGGGCAGGCGTCCATTGGACATCAAGCATCCCAAGCTGGAGCAGGCGTTAATCGACTGGAAACAACCACAGAAGTCGGCCTTCGCCCTCGAAGGGGTGGATGATGTGTTTTGCTGCCTTGGGACAACGATGAAAAAGGCAGGCTCCAAGGAGCGATTTCGACAGGTGGATCTGGACTACCCCGTTCTGACAGCCCAGTTGGGCAAAGAAGCTGGAGCGGTACAAATGCTTGCGGTTTCTGCAATGGGCGCTGATCCGGATTCACGTGTGTTTTATAACCGTACCAAGGGTGAAGCTGAAGAGGCGCTTGCCGCGATCGGGCTGCCTGCACTGCATTTGTTCCGTCCATCGCTCATTTTGGGAGCGAGGCCTGAACGGCGTTTTGGTGAAGCCGCCGCCACGGTTGTCATGAAGGCGCTAGACGGCCTGATGACAGGCAGGCTCGCTTCCTACCGCGCTATCCCCGCTTCGTTCATCGCACGAGCTATGGTCCGAATTGCTCTCGCGCAGGCGAGCGGCGTACATATTTACCCGAACGACATCATTCGGGTCATCGGTGCGGAACTAACCTCCGATGATGAGGAACCTGGTACAGGAACGACTCCTGATGACAATGTATAAAACCATGCTTAGGATTAGAAAATGACAATAACGCCGCTGTTGCCCAATGACTCGGGTAGCAGCGGCGTTATTCGTGTTTTATGGGTGGTTTGTATTTGGCGGCACATCGATCGTAATCTCTAATTCATCCATGTAATGGCGTGGCCAGTTGCCATTAGCATCGAGTAGGGCACTACCTCCTGGTTGGGTTGGCAAGATATACGGCTTGAAGATGATCTTCTGGGGAGTGTCCACAAAAGGAGTAAACAGTGTGATCATTTTGCTGTCACGTTCTTGGGTATGGGGAACTCCAGAACCGCTCAGCAATTGAAGTTCTCTTCCCTGCTCGTCGAATACAGCATAATCGAGTATATCTAATTCCCTTTTGGTGTACTGGATCGTGTGTCCGTTCTTCATGTTATTGTGCTCACGCTCTACAGTGTACTCATCTGGCATATGTGCAATATCGGTCAGCATTTTGAATGACGTTGTGATCTTGGTTGTGATGGGGGTAATTTCTAACTTTTCTACCGTAAATGCAAGATACGGATTAGATTTGCTCATTTGCGGCTGAAGTATCTTGTTATTTATTTTAGTTTTGTGAACCGTGGTTTGTATGCGGAACGGCTCGGGTACACCTTTTAACTTTGCATATACCTCTAGCTCAAACTGATCTGGTAAGGCGGATTTACCACTGGCAGGGTCACGCATATACGCAATCAGCATAGAATTATTGTCTTTGCCCGGACGACCATACATGTGATTGAAGGCGCTACTGTTGCTGTTGACCGACGTCCCATTGATGAACAGGTCTATTTTCTCCACCATATCCTCTTCCTGTCCTTGCGTATTGGTAGTTGGATACAGGGGTTCATGTGGTGAATCCCCACCACTCTTTTCCAACGCCACGACCAAGCGTGTCCCGTCAAATATGATTTGAGGTACCTTCAATGTAATACCGCTATGGGTAACACTAAGGTTTACGGAAGTGGCCAACCCTTTCTGGTCAGCGGTTTGCAGCCCAAGATCCCCAGCTAGCTTGAACACACTATCAACAAGGGGGACCTGTTTCAATGACTCCGCCATTGTAGGCGAAACAAAGGCGCTGCCAATGATCATAACGCCAATGAGCGCTGCAGAAGCAGCGGTAATTGCAGTTCCCCGAAAAAACCTTTTAACGGAAAGATGGGAGGATGGGCGGTTGGGTAGCAGTTCCGGATCCGATTCCATTTGTGCATAAAATGCATCTAGGCGTTGCCTTACCAAATCAGGGATTACTACCATTTTTGCTTCCAAGTTTTCCTTTTCCAATTGTAATTTCTCATCCAGCTCTTGATCCTGGTTTTCAAACCCTGAAGGATTCATTGAAAGGTCACCTTCCTTTCTCCGCGATTTTGTAGCAGGTCCATTAATGTTCTGCGAGCACGGTGCAATCGTGTTTTGACGGCACCCTCTGATAGATCCAGCAACTCTGATATTTCCCTGATCGGCATATCGCGCAAATAGTGAAGGGAAATCACGGTTCGCATGGATTCCTCCAAATGGTCGATGGCCTCGCGCAGTTCGATTTTTTCGTATCCGCCCGAGGTGGACGGTTCCTTTATAAATTCCGCGACGGGTACAACCCGTTTTTGCTTGCGGATAATGAGATGGCATTCATTAATGAGAATACGAAGCAGCCATGTTTTAAAATAGCGAGGTTCACGTAGCTCACCCAGAGACTTGTATGCTTTGAGCATCGCTTCTTGCATTGCGTCCGCGCAATCCTCATTGCTGCGAAGAATGGAACGCGCCATGCCATACATATCGGATTCCATATGTTTCATCAAGGCGACGAACGCCTTGCGGTCCCCATTCCTTGCTTGGTGTAAAATTGTTTCGAGATTCAAAGGATGGTACTCCTTTCCCGTCTATACTACTAGCTATAATCATTGTACTTGTACCTGTATTTGATTTTGTACAATCTATTGTGTAGCAGGTTACAGGAATTAGATGTTACATGGGCGTTAAAGGTTACAGCGGAAATAAAAAAATGTAGCACCATTGCAACAGGGTGTCTTTAAAGAAACCCAACGTGTCAAACCGTCGCACGGAATAGTGGCTTTGGACTTCACATGCTATAATACGGTGAACCAGTATCAGGAAGGAGAATCCAACCCTTATGAAAAAAACAATTGCTACTGAAAAAGCACCCGGTGCGATCGGACCCTATAGTCAAGCGGTAGAGGCAGGCGGGTTTATTTACACCTCAGGACAGCTTGGGCTGAATCCGGCAACAGGTGAGTTTGGCAAGGATGTACAGGAGCAGGCTCGCCTGTCCTTGAGCAATGTACAAGCTATTCTGGAAGCAGCAGGCAGCAACATGAACCAGGTTGTGAAAGCGACTGTATTCCTGAAGGACATGAACGATTTTGTCAGCGTCAATGAGGTGTACAGTTCTTTCTTTGAGCAACCGTATCCAGCGCGCAGTGCGGTCGAGGTAGCTCGTCTGCCTAAGGATGCACTGGTGGAGATTGAAGTCATTGCACTGAAGGGCGAATAGTTGGCAAGGTTTGTTCATAAAATATATAGTTTGCATGACAACCGGGTGTCACTACTATAGTGGCATCCGGTTGTTTTGAATGTAATATGTGTTGTTCTTTTGTATACAAAGTGGAGGTGGAGATGATGAATAAAAAAATAATGTTCACTGGTGGAGGCTCTTCAGGACATGTAGCAGTAAACCTAGCTTTGATTCCTCACTTACTGGAACAACATTGGAGTGTCCAATACATAGGCTCAGAACAAGGGATTGAAAGGAATTTGATCTCGGGGCTAGAAGATGTGTGTTATTTTAGTGTCGCAACTGGGAAACTACGTAGATATTTTGACTGGAATAATGTTAAGGACCCGTTTAAAGTGTTAAAGGGGATTTCTCAAGCATACCGGATTATAAAGAAAGAAAAACCGGATATTATTTTTTCAAAAGGCGGGTTTGTTTCCGTTCCTGTGGTATTGGCTGGGTGGTTGAACAGAGTCCCCGTCATCATCCACGAATCCGATCTTACCCCTGGATTAGCGAATAAGATTTCCAGCATGTTTGCTACCGAAATTTGTACTACTTTTCCTGAAACAACTGAATATTTTCGGTCAAAGAATACCCGGTATATTGGTGCTGTTGTGAGAGATGAACTAAAAGAGGGGAAGGCGGCCAAAGGGTTAGCCTACTGCGGTTTTACTCGAAATAAGCCCATCATGCTGATCATGGGTGGGAGTTTAGGTTCCAAGAAGATCAATGAGCTGGTTTGGCTGAATTTAGAGGCTTTGCTCGCTCATTTTCAAATCGTGCATATTTGTGGTAAGGACCAAGTGAATAATTCTATTCGCACGAATGGTTATCAGCAATTTGATTACATAAACGATGAACTGGCGGATGTAATGGCGATGGCAGATATGGTTGTTTCCAGGGCAGGTTCAAATTCTATTTTTGAATTCTTGACGCTGCGCAAACCTATGCTGTTGATTCCTCTTTCAAAGGCAGTCAGCAGGGGAGATCAGATTCTAAATGCAAGATCATTTAAAGCACGAGGCTTATGTGAGTTTTTAGAAGAAGAAGATCTGGAATCTGAACGATTTGTCGACATAATTCTTCGTTTGTATGAAAAAAGGTCGGATTACATTCGTAATATGGAGAAAATAAATACTGATCAATCGGCAAGCAAGCTTTTAGATTTGATTAAAGTCTATGCCTGATCATATTTAATAAAAAACGAAGCAAGCGAGCTTGGGTTAAATAATTCAGACCCATGCTCGCTTGTGCTTGTTAGGAGATTATATTCGTTGACTTTAATCCCGGTCTCGATTACGGGCAAAGAATAGCCATAGCGCGTACACCAGGATGATTGCCGACAAAAT contains these protein-coding regions:
- a CDS encoding sensor histidine kinase, coding for MQFSMMFLMNLGMLIAVAYVANVIYKYGLSRTSTRFKYVSSVLLVVFGGWVSSCFGFNFNETVIFDLRFVPLIIAALVYPRSYTLIIIGVAIGLTRFTFGLNMAAWVGFLNMSILGVLCAGLNYWMRRSTWRLIIKASVTILAVNIVNTLNIAFLGVIPWRYYVAEVVPLTLPIGVILSFLFALILRDFQMEQQRNYQIQQANELLSEQRDKLQKAKVILEERAKQLMMASQYKSDFMATMSHELRTPLNSIINLAQIINEQGKELDEDELYQYSDLIYASGHDLLQLINDILDLSKVEAGHMEIVSEPVSVREIAQGMMMHFEVTAKDKNLEFNLKVHEHIPDEIRSDSKRVQQILRNLLSNAFKFTHKGRVLLEISTQHLDRKGQEGDWVVFAVKDTGIGISKLQQHVIFEAFQQANGSINRKYGGTGLGLSISRDFSRLLGGFIRLESEEGKGSTFSLYLPMCPSDSKEADEQPFKLT
- a CDS encoding NAD(P)H-binding protein → MERKAVVVGGTGLVGGYVVRELLVQKEYTRVMVMGRRPLDIKHPKLEQALIDWKQPQKSAFALEGVDDVFCCLGTTMKKAGSKERFRQVDLDYPVLTAQLGKEAGAVQMLAVSAMGADPDSRVFYNRTKGEAEEALAAIGLPALHLFRPSLILGARPERRFGEAAATVVMKALDGLMTGRLASYRAIPASFIARAMVRIALAQASGVHIYPNDIIRVIGAELTSDDEEPGTGTTPDDNV
- a CDS encoding DUF4179 domain-containing protein; its protein translation is MNPSGFENQDQELDEKLQLEKENLEAKMVVIPDLVRQRLDAFYAQMESDPELLPNRPSSHLSVKRFFRGTAITAASAALIGVMIIGSAFVSPTMAESLKQVPLVDSVFKLAGDLGLQTADQKGLATSVNLSVTHSGITLKVPQIIFDGTRLVVALEKSGGDSPHEPLYPTTNTQGQEEDMVEKIDLFINGTSVNSNSSAFNHMYGRPGKDNNSMLIAYMRDPASGKSALPDQFELEVYAKLKGVPEPFRIQTTVHKTKINNKILQPQMSKSNPYLAFTVEKLEITPITTKITTSFKMLTDIAHMPDEYTVEREHNNMKNGHTIQYTKRELDILDYAVFDEQGRELQLLSGSGVPHTQERDSKMITLFTPFVDTPQKIIFKPYILPTQPGGSALLDANGNWPRHYMDELEITIDVPPNTNHP
- a CDS encoding RNA polymerase sigma factor, translating into MNLETILHQARNGDRKAFVALMKHMESDMYGMARSILRSNEDCADAMQEAMLKAYKSLGELREPRYFKTWLLRILINECHLIIRKQKRVVPVAEFIKEPSTSGGYEKIELREAIDHLEESMRTVISLHYLRDMPIREISELLDLSEGAVKTRLHRARRTLMDLLQNRGERKVTFQ
- a CDS encoding RidA family protein; its protein translation is MKKTIATEKAPGAIGPYSQAVEAGGFIYTSGQLGLNPATGEFGKDVQEQARLSLSNVQAILEAAGSNMNQVVKATVFLKDMNDFVSVNEVYSSFFEQPYPARSAVEVARLPKDALVEIEVIALKGE
- a CDS encoding undecaprenyldiphospho-muramoylpentapeptide beta-N-acetylglucosaminyltransferase — translated: MNKKIMFTGGGSSGHVAVNLALIPHLLEQHWSVQYIGSEQGIERNLISGLEDVCYFSVATGKLRRYFDWNNVKDPFKVLKGISQAYRIIKKEKPDIIFSKGGFVSVPVVLAGWLNRVPVIIHESDLTPGLANKISSMFATEICTTFPETTEYFRSKNTRYIGAVVRDELKEGKAAKGLAYCGFTRNKPIMLIMGGSLGSKKINELVWLNLEALLAHFQIVHICGKDQVNNSIRTNGYQQFDYINDELADVMAMADMVVSRAGSNSIFEFLTLRKPMLLIPLSKAVSRGDQILNARSFKARGLCEFLEEEDLESERFVDIILRLYEKRSDYIRNMEKINTDQSASKLLDLIKVYA